From Zingiber officinale cultivar Zhangliang chromosome 5B, Zo_v1.1, whole genome shotgun sequence, the proteins below share one genomic window:
- the LOC121986906 gene encoding uncharacterized protein LOC121986906 — translation MAQNKPLMLKDFLELDCDTVPRLLDAELQRGRRQLPRTRSESARARISSSSIIEMLPFAVTAGWLLSRSLSKLMRIDFWRNRGKSSLEAEAVDGERLRSCSLPLPPGVSRCSSWSFMSDSGFNSDETKNGSGRKAAGDDVSDAATKKATRDGEGKESPECHSSSEEEKEQLSPVSVIEFPSEGEEDALSPSFRHILLKLQRKKRQLLRRIGRFERLAEPTPINLVSCFASSNYEVTTARRLLRHFTSICHVSSLDASLEKLLLDFFVHSLTVLQRKAAKTEEDEEALRLILAAREWMEGRWSGADDYHGEGTVREMEEGENGWMKQQAAAEEVAVDLEGLLFGLLMQELMADLASYVLM, via the exons ATGGCGCAGAACAAGCCGCTAATGCTCAAGGATTTCCTGGAGCTGGATTGTGACACCGTACCGCGCCTTCTCGACGCTGAACTCCAGCGAGGAAGGAGGCAACTTCCGAGAACGCGCTCAGAGAGTGCGCGCGCGAGgatctcctcctcctccatcATCGAGATGCTGCCTTTCGCTGTCACGGCCGGATGGCTCCTCTCCAGGAGCTTATCGAAGCTGATGAGGATAGACTTCTGGAGAAATCGAGGCAAGTCATCGCTGGAGGCGGAGGCCGTCGACGGCGAACGACTGCGGTCTTGCAGCTTACCATTGCCGCCGGGAGTCAGCAGATGCAGCAGCTGGTCTTTCATGTCCGACAGTGGCTTTAACTCCGACGAAACGAAGAACGGATCGGGGAGGAAAGCCGCCGGCGACGACGTCTCCGACGCGGCAACCAAG AAGGCGACGAGGGATGGAGAGGGAAAAGAATCACCTGAATGCCACAGCTCGTCGGAGGAGGAAAAGGAGCAGCTGAGTCCAGTGTCAGTGATAGAATTCCCTTCCGAAGGAGAAGAAGACGCGCTATCGCCTTCCTttcgccacatcctcttgaagctGCAAA GGAAAAAGCGGCAGCTGCTCCGCAGAATCGGACGGTTCGAACGCCTCGCGGAGCCCACCCCAATCAACCTTGTCAGTTGCTTTGCCTCGTCCAACTATGAGGTGACGACAGCGAGGAGGCTGCTGCGGCATTTCACCTCGATCTGCCATGTAAGCTCACTGGACGCGAGCTTAGAGAAACTTCTGCTGGATTTCTTCGTTCACAGCTTGACCGTCCTGCAGAGGAAAGCGGCGAAGACGGAAGAAGATGAGGAAGCACTGCGGCTGATTTTGGCGGCGAGGGAATGGATGGAGGGAAGATGGTCTGGGGCCGACGATTACCACGGGGAAGGGACGGTGAGGGAGATGGAGGAGGGGGAGAATGGGTGGATGAAACAGCAGGCGGCCGCGGAGGAGGTGGCCGTGGATTTGGAGGGCCTTCTCTTTGGATTGCTGATGCAGGAGCTGATGGCGGACTTGGCTAGCTACGTGCTGATGTAG